The Limisphaera ngatamarikiensis DNA segment GCCACCGGGGACGGCGGCGCCACCATCATCGGATCCGACAACCACATCCTCGCCTACTGCCACATCGCCCACGACTGCGTGTTGGGGAATCACATCATCATGTCCAGCTACGCCGGGCTGGCCGGGCACGTGCACGTGGAAGATCAGGCCGTCCTGGCCGGCTACGCCGCCGTCCATCAGTTCTGTCGCATCGGGCGGCTTGCGATGGTGGGCGGCTGTTCCAAGGTTGTGCAGGACGTACCCCCCTTCATGCTGGCCGACGGCAACCCTGCCGAAACCGTCACCATCAACAAGGTGGGCTTGGAACGCGCGGGCATCGCCGAGGAAGTCCAGGCCGCCCTGCGGCAGGCCCATAAACTCCTGTTCCGCAGCGGGCTCAGCCTGCCCAATGCCCTGGCCAGGATCGAAGCCGAGCTGCCACCCTACCCCGAACTCCGTCACCTGGTGAACTTCATCCGAAGCAGCTCGCGGGGCATCAGCCGCTGACGCATCATGAGTCGCCGCCGGAAAAAGATCGCAGGGTTGCGACCGTGGACCGGGCGGGATGCCGCATCCG contains these protein-coding regions:
- the lpxA gene encoding acyl-ACP--UDP-N-acetylglucosamine O-acyltransferase, translating into MGPPMSIHPTAIIHPGARIGRDCVIGPYCVIGEHVELGDRCRLHSHVVIDGHTRLGCDNEIYPFASIGLRTQDLKWQGGVTRVEIGDRNTFREGVTVHSATGDGGATIIGSDNHILAYCHIAHDCVLGNHIIMSSYAGLAGHVHVEDQAVLAGYAAVHQFCRIGRLAMVGGCSKVVQDVPPFMLADGNPAETVTINKVGLERAGIAEEVQAALRQAHKLLFRSGLSLPNALARIEAELPPYPELRHLVNFIRSSSRGISR